The Thomasclavelia ramosa DSM 1402 genome includes a region encoding these proteins:
- a CDS encoding argininosuccinate synthase, which yields MKEKVILAYSGGLDTTAIIPWLKENYDYEVICCCIDVGQAEELNGLEERAKACGATKLYIKNVVDEYVKDYIMPTVQADAVFEYKYLLGTATARPLIAKILVDVARQEGATAICHGATGKGNDQIRFELGIKALAPDLKIIAAWRDPKWNMDSRESEIEYCQAHGINLPFSADSSYSRDRNIWHISHEGLELENPENAPNYDHLLVLSTSPEKAPEEPEHVVIEWEKGFPVKLNGKAKSLTAILEELNEIGGKHGIGIIDIVENRVVGMKSRGVYETPGGTILMEAHRQLEELVLDRETLKYKRLVSVEFAELVYAAKWFSPLREALSAFVDKTQEVVSGTTKFRLYKGNIIKEGTTSPYSLYDEDIASFATGDLYDHHDAEGFITLYGLSTKVRAMKLNNKD from the coding sequence ATGAAAGAAAAAGTTATTCTTGCTTACTCTGGGGGACTAGACACTACTGCTATTATTCCTTGGTTAAAAGAAAATTATGATTATGAAGTAATCTGTTGTTGTATTGATGTTGGTCAAGCTGAAGAATTAAACGGATTAGAAGAACGAGCTAAAGCATGTGGGGCAACTAAATTATATATTAAAAATGTAGTTGATGAATATGTCAAAGATTATATCATGCCAACAGTTCAAGCTGATGCTGTATTTGAATATAAGTATTTATTAGGAACAGCAACAGCTAGACCATTAATTGCTAAAATATTAGTTGATGTTGCACGTCAAGAAGGAGCAACAGCTATTTGTCACGGTGCTACCGGTAAAGGTAACGATCAAATTCGTTTTGAACTCGGTATCAAAGCTCTTGCACCTGATTTAAAGATCATTGCTGCATGGCGTGATCCAAAATGGAATATGGACTCTCGTGAATCTGAAATTGAATACTGTCAAGCTCATGGTATCAATCTACCATTCTCTGCTGATTCAAGTTATTCACGTGATCGTAATATTTGGCATATTTCTCACGAAGGATTAGAACTGGAAAATCCTGAAAATGCACCAAATTATGACCACTTATTAGTGTTATCTACATCGCCTGAAAAGGCACCTGAAGAACCAGAGCATGTAGTTATCGAATGGGAAAAAGGATTCCCTGTTAAATTAAATGGTAAAGCAAAATCATTGACTGCAATCTTAGAAGAATTGAATGAAATTGGCGGAAAACACGGAATTGGAATCATTGATATTGTAGAAAACCGTGTTGTTGGAATGAAATCTCGTGGAGTTTATGAAACACCAGGAGGAACTATTTTAATGGAAGCTCATCGCCAATTAGAAGAATTAGTTTTAGATCGTGAAACATTAAAATATAAACGGCTAGTTTCTGTTGAATTTGCAGAATTAGTTTATGCTGCTAAATGGTTCTCACCTTTACGTGAAGCTTTAAGTGCTTTTGTTGATAAAACTCAAGAAGTTGTTAGTGGTACTACTAAATTCAGATTATATAAGGGGAATATTATTAAAGAAGGAACAACTTCACCTTATTCATTATATGATGAAGATATTGCAAGTTTTGCTACTGGTGATCTATATGATCATCATGATGCTGAAGGATTCATTACTTTATATGGACTTTCAACAAAAGTAAGAGCAATGAAATTAAATAATAAAGACTAA
- the argH gene encoding argininosuccinate lyase — protein sequence MNLWGGRFTKPTDQLVYDFNASISFDQTFYTQDIQGSIAHVKMLAKQGILTSAEGTEIETALNQILEDLNTGKLTIDNSQEDIHSFVESTLIERIGNTGKKLHTGRSRNDQVALDMRLYTRDQVVILNTLIHNLLITINDIMKTHIETIMPGFTHLQKAQPITLAHHLGAYFEMFKRDSSRLEDIYKRMNICPLGSGALAGTTYPLDREYTAELLGFDGPCLNSIDGVSDRDYLIELLSAMATMMMHMSRISEEIIIWNTNEYQFVDLDDTYSTGSSIMPQKKNPDIAELIRGKTGRVYGALTSLLTTMKGIPLAYNKDMQEDKELVFDALTTTKGCLQLLDGMLKSTTFNKDKMRKSATGGFTNATDAADYLVNKGVPFRDAHGIIGQLVLYAIDQNKDLDDLTIAEFKAISEVFDDDIYDAINVETCVNKRNTIGAPGITAMKQVIALNEKYLAQFK from the coding sequence ATGAATTTATGGGGTGGACGATTCACTAAACCAACCGATCAGCTAGTTTATGATTTCAATGCATCAATTAGCTTTGATCAAACTTTTTATACCCAAGATATCCAAGGAAGTATTGCTCATGTCAAAATGCTAGCAAAACAAGGGATTTTAACAAGTGCTGAAGGAACTGAAATTGAAACTGCTCTAAATCAAATATTAGAAGACCTTAATACTGGTAAATTAACGATTGATAATAGTCAAGAAGATATTCACAGTTTCGTTGAATCTACTTTAATTGAACGAATTGGTAACACTGGTAAAAAGTTACATACTGGAAGAAGCCGTAATGACCAAGTTGCACTCGATATGCGTTTATATACACGCGATCAAGTTGTTATATTAAATACTTTAATTCATAATCTATTAATAACGATTAATGATATAATGAAAACTCATATTGAAACAATCATGCCTGGTTTCACACATTTACAAAAAGCTCAACCAATTACATTAGCACACCATCTCGGAGCTTATTTTGAAATGTTTAAACGTGATAGCAGCCGATTAGAAGATATTTATAAACGAATGAATATCTGCCCATTAGGTTCTGGGGCTCTAGCAGGTACTACCTACCCATTAGATCGCGAATATACTGCTGAACTATTAGGTTTTGATGGACCTTGCTTAAATAGTATTGATGGGGTAAGTGATCGTGATTATTTGATTGAACTATTAAGTGCTATGGCTACAATGATGATGCATATGTCAAGAATCAGTGAAGAAATTATTATTTGGAATACTAATGAATACCAATTCGTCGATTTAGATGACACTTATTCAACTGGCTCTTCAATTATGCCACAAAAAAAGAACCCTGATATCGCTGAATTAATTAGAGGAAAAACAGGTCGAGTATATGGAGCTTTAACTAGTTTATTAACTACGATGAAAGGTATTCCTCTTGCTTACAATAAAGACATGCAGGAAGATAAAGAACTTGTCTTTGATGCACTCACAACGACTAAAGGCTGCTTACAATTATTAGACGGAATGTTAAAATCAACAACATTTAATAAAGATAAAATGCGTAAATCTGCTACTGGTGGATTTACTAATGCTACTGATGCAGCAGACTATTTAGTCAATAAAGGGGTCCCATTTAGAGATGCTCATGGAATTATTGGGCAGCTAGTCCTATATGCAATTGATCAAAATAAAGATCTTGATGACCTAACAATTGCTGAATTTAAAGCCATTTCAGAGGTTTTTGATGATGATATTTATGATGCTATCAACGTTGAAACTTGCGTTAATAAGCGTAATACTATCGGTGCACCTGGTATAACGGCAATGAAACAGGTTATTGCCTTAAATGAAAAATATTTAGCACAATTTAAATAG
- a CDS encoding MerR family DNA-binding transcriptional regulator produces the protein MTTHEIEEMLGIAKQTLIYYEKEGFITPQRNSNNYHNYLKKNLIF, from the coding sequence ATGACAACACATGAAATTGAAGAGATGTTGGGAATAGCAAAACAGACACTTATTTATTATGAAAAAGAGGGTTTTATTACACCTCAGAGGAATAGTAATAATTATCATAATTATTTAAAAAAGAACTTGATATTTTAG
- the purM gene encoding phosphoribosylformylglycinamidine cyclo-ligase, with the protein MINVNKVGEFITLKRKEKGLTQQQLANKLSVSFQAVSKWENGGLPNVEILSDLAALLEITVDELLAGVEKELEGLSYSKAGVDIAYSDAIKREMKQYLKTSDPRVLNGLGPFASLYDISFSDIKHPVLVLKSEEPGSKQKLAMEYGYSESICHDMINHLVNDIVVMGAKPLAVLDTIVCGNAEKETIASLVKGISQACQNNECSLVGGETSIQPQVVEHGVYVLTSSIAGIVAKDKVIDGSKISAGDVILAIASNGLHTNGYSLVRMLMDKYPQIKLERIMNETFIEQIMKPHTPYYQALKGLFTKVSIHGMAHITGGGIEGNLCRVIPDGLTAKIDLAKINILPIFKYIKHRGNIDDKEMLNTFNCGVGFNVVVSQQDKRQVMEHLSEYYPCYEIGVIENGQDKVEFENKLNWL; encoded by the coding sequence ATGATCAATGTAAATAAAGTAGGTGAATTCATTACTTTAAAACGTAAAGAAAAAGGTTTAACTCAACAACAATTGGCTAATAAACTATCTGTTTCTTTCCAGGCTGTTTCAAAATGGGAAAATGGCGGTTTGCCTAATGTTGAGATATTATCAGATTTGGCCGCATTACTAGAGATTACTGTTGATGAATTATTAGCAGGTGTAGAAAAAGAACTAGAGGGATTATCATATAGTAAGGCAGGGGTAGATATTGCATATAGTGATGCCATAAAAAGAGAAATGAAACAATATTTAAAAACTAGTGATCCACGGGTCTTAAATGGGTTAGGACCGTTTGCTTCTTTATATGATATTTCATTTTCAGATATTAAACATCCCGTTTTAGTTCTTAAATCGGAGGAACCAGGTTCAAAACAAAAACTAGCGATGGAATATGGATATAGTGAATCGATTTGTCATGATATGATTAATCATTTGGTTAATGATATTGTTGTTATGGGAGCAAAGCCCTTAGCGGTATTAGATACGATTGTTTGTGGTAATGCTGAAAAAGAAACGATTGCCTCATTGGTGAAAGGAATTTCGCAAGCATGTCAAAATAATGAATGCTCATTAGTGGGTGGAGAAACATCAATTCAACCTCAAGTTGTTGAACATGGTGTTTATGTCTTAACATCAAGTATTGCTGGAATAGTTGCAAAGGACAAGGTAATTGATGGTTCCAAAATTAGTGCTGGGGATGTTATACTTGCAATTGCTTCAAATGGTCTTCATACAAATGGCTATTCTTTAGTTAGAATGTTAATGGATAAATATCCTCAAATTAAATTAGAACGAATCATGAATGAAACATTTATTGAACAAATTATGAAACCACACACACCATATTATCAAGCATTAAAAGGATTGTTTACGAAGGTATCGATTCACGGTATGGCACATATCACTGGTGGTGGAATTGAAGGAAATTTATGTCGAGTTATTCCCGATGGTTTAACAGCTAAAATTGATTTAGCAAAGATTAATATTTTGCCAATTTTTAAATATATAAAACATCGTGGTAATATTGATGATAAGGAGATGCTAAATACATTTAACTGTGGGGTTGGTTTCAATGTTGTTGTAAGTCAACAGGATAAAAGGCAAGTCATGGAACATCTTTCAGAGTACTATCCTTGTTATGAAATTGGTGTAATTGAAAATGGCCAAGATAAAGTGGAATTTGAAAATAAATTAAACTGGTTATAA
- the vanR gene encoding VanR-ABDEGLN family response regulator transcription factor, whose protein sequence is MVYNILVVDDEQSIADLVELYLQNESYQVFKFYHGQEALDSLKKNHYDLAILDVMMPDLDGFSLLKKIREDYFFPVIMLTAKNNDMDKINGLTLGADDYLTKPFNPLELAARVKTQLRRYTRYNTNEPAVNQQIYDFNGLMINNDNHKCTLYDQPLNLTPIEFSILWYLCSKRGSVVTSEELFEAVWQEKYLDNNNTVMAHVARLREKMNENARKPKFVKTVWGVGYTIE, encoded by the coding sequence ATGGTTTATAATATCTTAGTCGTTGATGATGAACAATCTATCGCTGACTTAGTGGAATTATATTTACAAAATGAAAGTTATCAAGTTTTTAAATTTTATCATGGTCAAGAAGCTTTAGACAGCTTGAAAAAAAATCATTATGATCTAGCAATTCTTGATGTAATGATGCCCGATTTAGACGGGTTTAGTCTATTAAAAAAAATTCGTGAAGATTATTTTTTCCCAGTTATTATGCTTACTGCTAAAAATAATGACATGGATAAAATTAACGGTTTGACCTTAGGCGCCGATGATTATTTAACTAAACCCTTTAATCCTCTAGAATTGGCAGCTCGTGTTAAAACTCAATTACGTCGTTATACCCGTTATAACACTAACGAACCAGCGGTTAATCAACAAATATACGATTTTAATGGTTTAATGATCAATAATGATAATCATAAGTGTACATTATATGACCAGCCATTAAATTTGACTCCAATTGAATTTTCAATTCTTTGGTATTTATGTTCAAAACGTGGCAGTGTCGTTACATCAGAAGAACTTTTTGAAGCAGTATGGCAAGAAAAATATTTAGATAACAATAATACCGTAATGGCTCATGTTGCTAGACTGCGGGAAAAAATGAATGAGAATGCAAGAAAACCCAAATTTGTAAAAACTGTTTGGGGCGTTGGTTATACTATTGAATAA
- a CDS encoding sensor histidine kinase: MNNTHFKQSLTANLLKKIGITISVTVVTFVILLLYSYEVYHQYIWQEYDLVYQVAQIIKDNLVTISITLIAFDTIIIFWLRYRESLQYIEKMLEAGKTLVADNNYLISLPYELKEIEDQMNQIKRESLQNKKAIKQAEQQRNDLLLYLAHDLKTPLTSIVGYLDLLMNQPNLTIEEKSNYTKIAYDKAIRLEELIEEFFSIAKYNLSDISLERKAVNLSMMLVQISYEFMPLYHEKNINCVTKIEDNLSLELDINQFERVFDNLIRNAINYSKENSDLIITAKKEVDCIFIQVANFVKHISEHNLERIFQPFVRLDEARNSKTGGSGLGLAITKKIIELHGGTIEADLTDDLITFTIKLPI, from the coding sequence TTGAATAATACTCATTTTAAGCAAAGTCTTACTGCTAATCTACTTAAAAAAATTGGAATCACAATTAGTGTCACGGTCGTAACTTTTGTTATTTTATTACTTTATTCTTATGAAGTATATCACCAGTATATTTGGCAAGAATATGATCTTGTCTACCAGGTAGCACAAATCATCAAGGATAATTTAGTGACTATTTCAATTACTTTGATTGCTTTTGATACTATTATTATTTTTTGGCTTCGCTACCGTGAATCTTTACAGTATATTGAAAAAATGCTTGAAGCGGGAAAAACTTTAGTTGCCGATAATAATTATCTGATCAGTTTACCATATGAGTTAAAAGAAATTGAAGATCAAATGAATCAAATTAAACGTGAATCTTTACAAAATAAAAAAGCGATTAAACAAGCAGAACAACAAAGGAATGATTTATTACTATACCTGGCCCATGATTTAAAGACACCACTAACCTCGATCGTAGGATATTTAGACCTACTAATGAATCAGCCTAATCTCACAATCGAGGAAAAAAGCAATTATACCAAAATTGCCTATGATAAAGCTATTCGTCTTGAAGAATTAATCGAAGAATTTTTTTCTATTGCTAAATATAATCTTAGTGATATTTCTTTAGAACGAAAAGCTGTTAATCTTTCAATGATGTTGGTTCAAATCTCTTATGAATTTATGCCTTTATATCATGAAAAAAATATCAACTGTGTTACCAAGATTGAAGACAATCTGTCTCTTGAATTAGATATTAATCAATTTGAACGAGTCTTTGATAATCTTATTCGTAATGCTATTAATTATAGTAAAGAAAATTCAGATTTAATAATCACTGCCAAAAAAGAAGTTGATTGCATTTTTATTCAGGTAGCAAACTTTGTCAAACATATTAGTGAACATAATTTAGAACGTATTTTTCAACCTTTTGTCCGCTTAGATGAAGCTCGTAATAGCAAAACAGGCGGTTCAGGACTTGGCCTTGCAATTACTAAAAAGATTATTGAGCTCCATGGTGGTACAATTGAAGCTGATTTAACTGATGATTTAATTACATTTACCATTAAACTACCAATATAA
- a CDS encoding glycoside hydrolase family 25 protein: MVREGIDVSQYQGQIDWELVKNHIDFAILRCGYGQDIPGQDDPTFKRNADECTRLGIPFGVYLYSYATTESEALSEARHVMRLVEGYKMEYPVYLDLEDPRIGQLSNEQIERNSRVWAEELVNNRYFPGFYASYYWWTEKLTGPLFDRYTKWVARYAEELGAEGFDMWQYTDKGFVEGINAPVDRNYAYRDFPAEIIAGGFNNFEGDETIPPITNYQVGDHVTFDHVFVSSDSTTPLIPYINHGTIRRVVKGARNPYLIGNGLGWVNNDSITGMMQYLSNPTYRGDSFVDALVQIGVDASFASRRELARKNGIYDYTGSAKQNLELLRLLKEGRLRQ, translated from the coding sequence ATGGTTAGAGAAGGTATTGATGTTTCACAATATCAAGGTCAAATTGATTGGGAGTTAGTTAAAAATCATATTGATTTTGCAATCTTACGGTGTGGTTATGGTCAAGATATTCCTGGTCAAGACGATCCTACTTTTAAAAGAAATGCTGATGAGTGTACACGGTTAGGAATTCCTTTTGGGGTATATTTGTATTCTTATGCAACAACTGAAAGTGAAGCATTGTCTGAAGCACGACATGTTATGCGATTGGTTGAAGGATATAAGATGGAATACCCAGTATATTTAGATTTAGAAGATCCAAGAATTGGACAATTATCGAATGAACAGATTGAAAGAAATAGTCGTGTATGGGCTGAAGAACTAGTAAACAATAGATATTTTCCAGGATTTTATGCATCATATTATTGGTGGACGGAAAAATTAACTGGACCTTTATTTGATCGCTATACAAAGTGGGTAGCACGGTATGCTGAAGAATTAGGGGCCGAAGGTTTTGATATGTGGCAATATACTGATAAAGGATTTGTTGAGGGGATTAATGCACCGGTTGATCGAAATTATGCTTATAGAGATTTTCCTGCAGAAATAATAGCAGGTGGATTTAATAACTTTGAAGGTGACGAAACAATTCCTCCGATTACTAATTATCAGGTAGGAGATCATGTTACATTCGATCATGTGTTTGTTTCTTCTGACAGCACGACACCATTGATTCCATATATAAACCACGGAACGATTCGAAGAGTCGTAAAGGGAGCGAGAAATCCATATTTGATTGGAAATGGACTCGGCTGGGTGAATAATGATAGTATAACGGGAATGATGCAGTATTTATCTAATCCGACCTACCGAGGAGATTCTTTTGTAGATGCATTGGTCCAAATCGGGGTAGATGCTTCATTCGCATCTCGAAGAGAGTTAGCAAGAAAAAATGGGATATATGATTATACTGGAAGTGCAAAACAAAATTTAGAACTTCTTCGTTTGTTAAAGGAAGGTAGATTAAGACAATAA
- a CDS encoding VanZ family protein — protein MEKKNNYLINITIALCSIYYFWMLIRIIILKNGFIDMGYNSNLVLFDFINQYHQSGLTKVLLVNIIGNVSLFIPLSIILRHYFSFLNNYNIAFIGFFTSLSFELIQLGTGWGVFDIDDIFLNTLGCLIGIIIYHFINQHRQNNVSTSLFLLSFGSIGLISVYNYAPLLLTTFII, from the coding sequence ATGGAAAAGAAAAATAACTATTTGATCAACATCACAATAGCTCTTTGTTCAATATATTATTTTTGGATGCTGATACGAATAATCATTTTAAAGAATGGTTTTATTGATATGGGCTATAATAGTAATCTAGTGTTATTCGATTTCATTAATCAATATCACCAGTCAGGGCTAACAAAAGTTCTACTTGTAAATATTATTGGCAATGTTTCCCTATTTATCCCTTTAAGTATTATCTTGAGACACTATTTTAGTTTTCTAAATAATTACAACATTGCCTTTATTGGTTTTTTTACTAGTCTATCTTTTGAACTAATTCAATTAGGCACCGGATGGGGAGTTTTTGATATCGATGACATTTTCCTAAATACTCTTGGCTGTTTAATTGGAATAATAATCTATCATTTTATTAATCAGCATCGTCAAAATAATGTTTCGACTAGTTTATTCTTACTTAGTTTCGGGAGTATCGGATTAATTTCTGTTTATAACTACGCTCCCCTTCTTCTCACTACATTCATCATTTAA